The nucleotide sequence ACCGAGTTCGTGCACGGCAACTGAGAAAAAATCATTGGCATTTCTAGGAATATCTCCCGCCGTGTCCGGAGTACTATCAAAAAACCAGTTCACATTTGGGTTAAAGGAAATATCCCCCGTCCAAGGTTCAAAGTCTGAACCGTTGAACCGTGTATCCAGGCTAGAACCGACCGTCCATGAACCAAAGGGGCCGCCAACCGCTAACCCTCCACCCGTTTGCCCCGTACCGACGAATACCAACAGATCGTCTATTTCGGTCTCAAGATTGAACGACTTTGCTGCTCCGGTGGTGGGATTCGTGAACTTTATAGACTTCCCTGCGGGAACATTGGCAAATTCATCCAGGATGATGTTTTCCCAAACCTTGGCTGCCGCATTCAAAACTGCCCGACGTTCTGCGGTGAACCAGTTGGTCGAGTCAAAGCGATAGTCAAATTGGATATTGAAGGTGCTCGTCGTACTGGAGGCAGCCGTTACCGAATCTGTTGTTGCCGAACCTGTCAGCTTATATTTCGTATTGGATTTTCCCTTCGGGTAAACTCGAATAAAGTACGTCCCCTCTGCAACGGTTTTTTTGATGGTTTCGTTGCGTGTTCCTCGTTGTGCTGACCGCGCAATGACCGTGCCATTTTTCTGCAAAAGTTCAAGGTTGGCGTTCGCTTCTAGGTTTGAGAGCGTAAGGTTAAGCTGACTTTTTTGTCGCAGGCGCACTTTGTAAAAATCATCCCGGTCTTTAAGGCTTACTGCATCGCTAACAGTTTTAGCTGTGGAACTCAGTCGCAGTCTACGGGCATCAGATCGGGTGTTTCCGGCGCGGTCTA is from Synechococcales cyanobacterium T60_A2020_003 and encodes:
- a CDS encoding pre-peptidase C-terminal domain-containing protein translates to MVDRAGNTRSDARRLRLSSTAKTVSDAVSLKDRDDFYKVRLRQKSQLNLTLSNLEANANLELLQKNGTVIARSAQRGTRNETIKKTVAEGTYFIRVYPKGKSNTKYKLTGSATTDSVTAASSTTSTFNIQFDYRFDSTNWFTAERRAVLNAAAKVWENIILDEFANVPAGKSIKFTNPTTGAAKSFNLETEIDDLLVFVGTGQTGGGLAVGGPFGSWTVGSSLDTRFNGSDFEPWTGDISFNPNVNWFFDSTPDTAGDIPRNANDFFSVAVHELGHVLGIGTSDALDRLISNAQFTGVNSKALNNGNPIPLVADGGHVKDDVIGHSKKHTVLRIRRFLQ